The following proteins are encoded in a genomic region of Streptomyces lunaelactis:
- a CDS encoding aspartate-semialdehyde dehydrogenase, whose translation MTRKPALAVVGATGAVGAVMLQILSQHADVWGDIRLVASRRSAGRKLAVRGEETEVVALSEDALTGVDVALFLVPDEVSARWAPIAAAKGAVVVDNSAAFRMDPEVPLVVPEVNPHAVRVRPRGIVASPHCTTLAMLPAVGALHAEFGLRELVVSSYQAVSGAGRDAVALLRAQLSVVAGTELGAGPGDVRRAVGDDLGPFAAPLALNVVPWSGTLEEGGWSSEELGLRAETRKILGLPGLRVAATFVRVPVITTHSLAVHARFENEVTVERAHEILATSPGVVLYDDPEAGDFPTPADVVGTDPTWVGRVRRAPDDECALDLFVCGDNLRKGAALNSAQIAEAVALEIGPGAGDRRGLGSGQGPGSA comes from the coding sequence ATGACCCGCAAGCCGGCACTCGCGGTCGTCGGAGCGACCGGAGCCGTCGGCGCTGTGATGCTCCAGATCCTGTCGCAGCACGCCGACGTCTGGGGCGACATACGACTCGTCGCCTCGCGGCGCTCGGCCGGCCGCAAGCTGGCCGTGCGCGGCGAGGAGACCGAGGTCGTCGCGCTGAGCGAGGACGCCCTGACGGGTGTCGACGTCGCGCTCTTCCTCGTACCGGACGAGGTGTCCGCGCGCTGGGCGCCGATCGCCGCCGCCAAGGGCGCGGTGGTCGTGGACAATTCGGCCGCTTTCCGGATGGATCCGGAGGTGCCGCTGGTGGTGCCCGAGGTCAATCCGCATGCCGTACGGGTCCGTCCGCGCGGCATCGTCGCGAGCCCCCACTGCACGACGCTCGCCATGCTCCCGGCCGTTGGCGCCCTGCACGCCGAGTTCGGGCTGCGCGAACTGGTCGTCTCCTCCTACCAGGCCGTCAGCGGCGCGGGCCGCGACGCCGTCGCACTGCTGCGCGCGCAGCTGTCCGTGGTCGCCGGTACGGAACTGGGCGCGGGCCCCGGAGACGTACGCCGTGCCGTGGGTGACGATCTCGGGCCCTTCGCGGCACCGCTCGCGCTCAATGTCGTGCCCTGGTCCGGCACGCTCGAGGAGGGCGGCTGGTCCTCCGAGGAGCTCGGGCTGCGGGCCGAGACACGCAAGATCCTGGGTCTGCCGGGGCTGCGGGTGGCGGCGACGTTCGTCCGCGTACCGGTGATCACCACGCACTCGCTCGCGGTGCACGCGCGCTTCGAGAACGAGGTCACGGTGGAGCGGGCGCACGAGATCCTGGCGACCTCGCCCGGGGTGGTGCTCTACGACGATCCCGAGGCGGGCGACTTCCCGACGCCGGCCGATGTGGTGGGGACGGATCCGACGTGGGTGGGGCGCGTGCGGCGGGCGCCGGACGACGAGTGTGCGCTGGACCTGTTCGTCTGCGGCGACAATCTGCGCAAGGGGGCGGCGCTGAACTCGGCGCAGATCGCGGAGGCGGTTGCCCTCGAGATCGGGCCGGGCGCCGGGGACCGGCGGGGGCTCGGGTCGGGGCAGGGGCCGGGGTCCGCTTAA
- a CDS encoding SigE family RNA polymerase sigma factor, with the protein MPVIAPMPAPRTTRIPSRREGAEGTMAAGTTVDHLTETYRAHYRSLLGLAALLLDDTASCEDVVQEAFIRVHSARNRVRDPEKTLAYLRQTVVNLSRSALRRRILGLKLLSKPMPDMASAEEGAYDQLERDALIKAMRGLQRRQREVLVLRYFADMTEAQVAGTLGISLGSVKAYGSRGIAALRVAMEANA; encoded by the coding sequence ATGCCGGTGATCGCCCCTATGCCCGCGCCCCGCACCACCCGCATACCGTCCCGGCGCGAGGGCGCTGAGGGCACCATGGCTGCGGGCACCACAGTCGATCACCTTACCGAGACCTACCGCGCCCACTACCGGTCGCTGCTGGGTCTCGCCGCCCTGCTGCTGGACGACACCGCCTCCTGCGAGGACGTCGTCCAGGAGGCGTTCATACGCGTCCACTCGGCGCGCAACCGGGTGCGGGACCCCGAGAAGACCCTGGCGTATCTGCGCCAGACCGTGGTCAACCTCTCCCGCTCCGCGCTGCGTCGCCGCATCCTCGGGCTGAAGCTGCTCTCCAAGCCGATGCCGGACATGGCGAGCGCCGAGGAGGGGGCCTATGACCAGCTGGAGCGGGACGCGCTGATCAAGGCGATGCGCGGGCTGCAACGGCGCCAGCGCGAAGTGCTGGTGCTGCGGTACTTCGCCGACATGACCGAGGCTCAAGTCGCCGGGACGCTGGGCATATCGCTCGGCTCGGTGAAGGCGTACGGCTCGCGGGGCATCGCGGCGCTGCGCGTCGCCATGGAGGCCAACGCATGA